Proteins encoded within one genomic window of Companilactobacillus zhachilii:
- a CDS encoding DNA-directed RNA polymerase subunit beta gives MTYHNVNYGAHRVRRSYAKIKEVLPLPNLIDIQTNSYKWFLDEGLKDMFDDIMPIDDFAGNLSLEYVDYKLLEPKYTVEEARAHDANFSAPLHVTLKLTNHETGEIKTQDVFFGDFPIMTDEGTFIINGAERVIVSQLVRSPGIYYNQDTDKNGRVNFGTTVIPNRGAWLEYETDAKGLGYVRIDRTRKLPISELVRALGFGEDSEILDIFGDNDTLNLTLDKDVHKEATDSRVEEALKDIYERLRPGEPKTADSSRSLLYARFFDPRRYDLAPVGRYKINKKLNLKTRLMNKTLAETLADPDTGEVVLAKDTLLDRDAMKTLSPYLDRDDFKTITLEPSDEGVLTDPITIQSIKVYSENDNEKVVNMIGNGHIPETNRTITPADILAGINYFLNLKEGIGNTDDIDHLGNRRIRSVGELLQNQFRIGLSRMERVVRERMSIQDSATVTPQQLINIRPVVASIKEFFGSSQLSQFMDQTNPLGELEHKRRLSALGPGGLTRDRAGYEVRDVHYTHYGRMCPIETPEGPNIGLINNLASYAIINKYGFIETPYRRVSWDTHKVTDKIDYLTADEEDNYVVAQANTPLNDDGSFSDNTILARHKDDNIETTPEKVDYMDVSPKQVVSVATACIPFLENDDSNRALMGANMQRQAVPLINPHAPLVGTGMEYIAAHDSGAALLADHAGVVEYVDAKKVTIKRDEDGTTDEYKVTKFRRSNNGKSYNQRPIVHKDEKVKKGDIIADGPAMENGELALGQNPLIAFMTWNMYNYEDAIVLSEKLVREDAYTSIHIEEYESEARDTKLGPEEITREIPNVGEDSLKDLDEFGIIRIGAEVRDGDILVGKVTPKGVTELSAEERLLHAIFGEKAREVRDTSLRVPHGGGGIIQDVKVFTREAGDELDPGVNMLVRVYIAQKRKIQVGDKMSGRHGNKGTVSIVVPEEDMPYMPDGTPVDILLNPMGVPSRMNIGQVLDLHLGMAARKLGIHVSTPVFDGVQNDELWDIVKEADMDSDGKSILYDGRTGEPFKNRVAVGVMYYLKLAHMVDDKIHARSIGPYSLVTQQPLGGKAQFGGQRFGEMEVWALEAYGAAYTLQEILTYKSDDVVGRVKTYEAIVKGESIPKPGVPESFRVLVKELQALGLDMKVLDSHKKEIELRDMDDDEDTVSIDALSKFAKQQEQKRAEEEAKKLEASKDSAESTSTKSEN, from the coding sequence TTGACTTATCATAACGTTAATTATGGTGCACACCGTGTTCGTCGTAGTTATGCAAAGATCAAGGAAGTACTTCCACTGCCAAATTTAATTGACATTCAAACAAATTCTTACAAATGGTTCTTAGATGAAGGACTTAAAGATATGTTTGACGACATAATGCCAATTGATGACTTTGCTGGAAATCTTTCTTTGGAATATGTTGATTACAAGTTACTAGAACCAAAATATACTGTTGAAGAAGCTAGAGCACATGATGCCAACTTCTCAGCACCACTCCACGTAACTTTGAAGTTGACTAATCATGAAACTGGTGAAATCAAGACTCAAGATGTTTTCTTTGGTGATTTCCCTATCATGACTGATGAAGGAACTTTCATCATCAACGGTGCTGAACGTGTTATTGTTTCTCAATTAGTACGTTCACCTGGTATTTATTACAATCAAGATACAGATAAAAACGGTCGTGTTAACTTTGGTACAACTGTTATCCCTAACCGTGGTGCTTGGTTGGAATATGAAACAGATGCAAAGGGTCTAGGCTATGTAAGAATCGATAGAACTAGAAAATTACCTATTTCTGAACTTGTTAGAGCCTTAGGTTTTGGCGAAGATTCAGAAATCCTTGATATTTTCGGTGATAACGATACTTTGAACCTTACTCTTGATAAAGATGTTCATAAAGAAGCAACTGATTCCCGTGTTGAAGAAGCCTTGAAGGATATTTATGAAAGACTTCGTCCTGGTGAACCAAAGACTGCTGATAGTTCTCGTTCATTGCTATATGCTAGATTCTTTGACCCACGTCGTTATGACTTAGCTCCTGTTGGTCGTTACAAGATCAATAAGAAACTAAACCTTAAGACAAGACTTATGAACAAGACTTTGGCTGAAACACTTGCTGATCCAGATACTGGTGAAGTTGTTTTAGCAAAAGATACATTGCTTGATCGTGATGCTATGAAGACTCTATCTCCATATCTTGATCGTGATGACTTTAAGACTATTACATTGGAACCATCTGATGAAGGTGTTCTAACAGATCCTATTACTATTCAAAGTATTAAAGTTTATTCAGAAAACGATAATGAAAAAGTTGTTAATATGATTGGTAACGGTCATATTCCAGAAACAAACCGTACAATTACACCTGCAGATATCTTAGCTGGTATCAACTACTTCTTGAACCTTAAAGAAGGTATTGGTAACACTGATGATATTGATCACTTGGGTAATCGTCGTATTCGTTCAGTCGGTGAATTGCTACAAAATCAATTCCGTATTGGTTTGTCACGTATGGAACGTGTTGTTCGTGAAAGAATGTCAATTCAAGACTCAGCTACCGTTACACCTCAACAATTGATCAATATTCGACCTGTTGTTGCTTCAATTAAGGAATTCTTTGGTTCATCACAATTGTCACAATTCATGGATCAAACAAACCCACTTGGAGAACTAGAACACAAGCGTCGTCTATCAGCTCTTGGACCTGGTGGTTTGACTCGTGATCGTGCCGGATATGAAGTTCGTGATGTTCACTATACTCACTATGGTCGTATGTGTCCTATCGAAACTCCTGAAGGTCCTAATATCGGACTTATCAATAACTTGGCTTCATATGCCATCATCAACAAATATGGTTTTATCGAAACACCATATCGTCGTGTTTCATGGGATACACATAAAGTAACTGACAAGATCGATTACTTAACTGCTGATGAAGAAGATAACTATGTTGTTGCCCAAGCTAATACACCATTGAATGATGATGGTTCATTCTCTGACAACACAATTTTGGCTCGTCACAAAGATGACAACATTGAAACTACTCCAGAAAAAGTCGATTACATGGACGTTTCACCTAAGCAAGTAGTTTCTGTAGCTACTGCATGTATTCCTTTCTTGGAAAATGATGACTCGAACCGTGCCTTGATGGGTGCTAACATGCAACGTCAAGCTGTTCCTTTGATCAATCCACATGCACCACTAGTTGGTACTGGTATGGAATACATCGCTGCTCATGATTCAGGTGCTGCATTGTTAGCTGATCATGCCGGTGTTGTTGAATATGTTGATGCTAAGAAGGTCACAATCAAACGTGACGAAGATGGCACAACTGATGAATATAAAGTAACTAAGTTCCGTCGTTCAAATAATGGTAAGAGTTACAACCAAAGACCTATCGTTCACAAGGATGAAAAGGTTAAGAAGGGTGATATTATTGCCGATGGTCCAGCAATGGAAAACGGTGAATTAGCTCTTGGTCAAAACCCATTGATTGCCTTTATGACATGGAACATGTACAACTATGAAGATGCGATTGTACTTTCAGAAAAATTAGTGCGTGAAGATGCTTATACTTCAATTCATATTGAAGAATACGAATCAGAAGCACGTGATACAAAACTTGGACCTGAAGAAATCACACGTGAAATTCCTAATGTTGGTGAAGATTCATTGAAGGATCTTGACGAATTCGGAATTATCCGTATTGGTGCTGAAGTTCGCGATGGCGATATCTTAGTTGGTAAGGTTACACCTAAGGGTGTTACTGAATTATCAGCCGAAGAAAGATTGCTACATGCTATCTTTGGTGAAAAAGCTCGTGAAGTTCGTGATACTTCACTTCGTGTACCACATGGTGGTGGCGGTATTATCCAAGACGTTAAGGTCTTCACTCGTGAAGCCGGTGACGAACTTGATCCTGGTGTTAACATGTTAGTTCGTGTTTACATTGCTCAAAAGCGTAAGATTCAAGTTGGTGATAAGATGTCTGGTCGTCATGGTAACAAGGGTACTGTTTCAATCGTTGTACCAGAAGAAGACATGCCTTACATGCCAGATGGTACTCCAGTAGATATCCTCTTGAACCCAATGGGTGTTCCATCACGTATGAATATCGGACAAGTTCTTGATCTTCATTTAGGTATGGCTGCTAGAAAACTTGGTATCCACGTTTCAACTCCTGTTTTTGATGGTGTACAAAATGATGAATTATGGGACATCGTTAAAGAAGCTGATATGGATTCTGATGGTAAGTCAATCCTTTATGATGGACGTACTGGTGAACCATTTAAGAATCGTGTTGCCGTTGGTGTCATGTACTACTTGAAACTAGCCCACATGGTTGATGATAAGATTCATGCTCGTTCAATAGGACCTTACTCACTAGTTACTCAACAACCACTTGGTGGTAAAGCACAATTTGGTGGACAGAGATTTGGTGAAATGGAAGTTTGGGCCCTTGAAGCTTATGGTGCCGCTTATACACTTCAAGAAATCTTGACATACAAGTCTGATGATGTTGTTGGACGTGTTAAGACATATGAAGCTATCGTTAAGGGTGAAAGTATTCCTAAGCCTGGTGTTCCTGAATCATTCCGTGTTCTTGTCAAAGAATTACAAGCTCTTGGACTAGACATGAAAGTTCTTGATTCACACAAGAAGGAAATTGAACTTAGAGACATGGATGATGATGAAGATACTGTAAGTATCGACGCTCTATCTAAGTTTGCTAAACAACAAGAACAAAAACGTGCTGAAGAGGAAGCTAAGAAGCTTGAAGCCTCAAAAGATTCAGCTGAATCAACTAGTACAAAATCAGAAAACTAG